The following proteins are co-located in the Triticum aestivum cultivar Chinese Spring chromosome 1A, IWGSC CS RefSeq v2.1, whole genome shotgun sequence genome:
- the LOC123101522 gene encoding transcription factor MYB73-like: MAEGSAYFDWDMAASGAGNHLTSFDHGGVAQHFVHIDGGASAGVVVVSGAGSRASGGIREMDPTSFLGYGSSNAPAAIAVPARALLRARSSGQGLTRFKGSWAMEEDTLLRAKVQEFGKGRWVKVALYLPDRSGKQCRERWINQLDPNIERKIWTDAEDIKLIEAHQTWGNRWSVIARLLSGRPENAIKNHWNATKRSLNAKRQIKKRNSKKPPPGQLCLLAQYIRSVEPHTGSPADTRSVSPPLYHDQEHGGQTGMAGRDTAVVIAPTEHAHLTYPNPAMIGMYYHLNPTNMHYWAPNLNAADRQNEGYSYCIPPNAHLNNCLPYGLSPTQMVSEQDIQQAANASINMYAFTGQRTLPVVVEMHRESAANNQLGNVGGGAGGWSYYYDMDAAGSSGLARGSGSGSDPDDIDMVQMALREFAMRDQ; the protein is encoded by the exons ATGGCTGAAGGGAGTGCCTATTTTGATTGGGACATGGCAGCCTCGGGGGCCGGGAACCACTTGACGAGCTTCGACCATGGCGGTGTTGCGCAACACTTTGTCCATATTGATGGTGGTGCTTCAGCCGGGGTGGTCGTCGTCTCGGGTGCCGGATCAAGGGCTTCTGGTGGCATCAGGGAGATGGATCCCACCAGCTTCCTCGGCTATGGGAGCAGCAACGCCCCTGCGGCAATCGCGGTGCCTGCTCGGGCGCTGCTGCGTGCCAGATCCAGCGGCCAGGGGCTGACACGGTTCAAAGGGTCGTGGGCCATGGAGGAAGACAC GCTGCTCAGGGCGAAGGTGCAGGAATTCGGCAAAGGGAGGTGGGTGAAGGTCGCGCTGTACCTCCCCGACCGAAGCGGGAAGCAATGTCGGGAGAGATGGATCAACCAACTTGACCCCAACATTGAG AGGAAAATCTGGACTGACGCGGAAGACATCAAGCTGATCGAGGCGCATCAGACGTGGGGGAACCGCTGGTCGGTGATCGCCCGGCTACTCTCCGGTCGGCCGGAGAACGCCATCAAGAACCACTGGAATGCCACCAAGCGCAGTCTAAATGCGAAGCGCCAGATCAAGAAGAGGAATAGCAAGAAACCACCTCCCGGCCAGCTCTGCCTTCTTGCGCAGTACATCCGCAGCGTGGAGCCGCACACCGGATCACCCGCGGATACACGTTCGGTGTCCCCACCATTGTATCATGACCAAGAGCACGGTGGGCAGACGGGGATGGCCGGTAGAGATACTGCCGTCGTCATCGCCCCTACCGAGCATGCACACCTGACCTACCCCAATCCGGCAATGATTGGTATGTACTACCACCTGAACCCGACAAACATGCACTACTGGGCACCAAATTTGAATGCCGCTGATAGGCAAAATGAGGGGTACTCGTACTGCATCCCTCCCAATGCGCACCTGAACAACTGCCTGCCGTACGGCTTGTCACCAACGCAGATGGTTAGTGAGCAAGACATCCAGCAGGCGGCCAATGCGAGCATAAACATGTATGCGTTCACTGGACAACGTACCCTCCCGGTAGTGGTAGAGATGCACCGTGAGTCTGCCGCCAACAACCAACTGGGCAatgtgggtggtggagctggaggCTGGTCCTACTACTACGACATGGACGCGGCTGGTTCGAGTGGCCTTGCCAGAGGTAGTGGTAGCGGTAGCGACCCTGATGACATCGACATGGTGCAGATGGCCTTGAGGGAGTTTGCCATGCGGGACCAGTAG